Proteins found in one Mucilaginibacter gracilis genomic segment:
- the frr gene encoding ribosome recycling factor, which produces MSELIKKQLTDAKALMEKAIEHTDSEFLKIRAGKASPAMLDGVMVEYYGSPTIITSVASINSPDARSLVVQPWEKNMLGPIERAIMEANLGFNPQNDGIVIRINVPPLTEERRRDLVKRVKAEAETGKITLRNIRKDANEKIKKLKEESVSEDEIKVGEGEVQKLVDAYIIKIDQLTVVKEKDIMTV; this is translated from the coding sequence ATGAGCGAACTCATTAAAAAACAACTCACTGATGCTAAAGCTTTGATGGAAAAAGCCATTGAGCATACCGATAGTGAATTTTTAAAAATCCGTGCCGGTAAGGCTTCACCCGCCATGTTGGATGGTGTTATGGTTGAATACTACGGTTCACCAACAATAATAACTTCTGTTGCCAGTATTAATAGTCCGGATGCACGTTCACTTGTTGTGCAGCCCTGGGAAAAAAACATGCTTGGCCCCATTGAAAGAGCCATAATGGAAGCCAACCTTGGCTTTAACCCGCAAAACGACGGTATTGTTATACGTATAAATGTACCGCCGTTAACCGAAGAGCGTCGCCGCGATTTGGTTAAACGTGTAAAGGCTGAAGCCGAAACCGGGAAGATAACGTTACGCAACATACGTAAAGATGCCAACGAAAAAATTAAAAAGCTGAAAGAAGAAAGTGTTTCGGAAGATGAGATTAAGGTTGGTGAGGGCGAAGTACAGAAACTGGTTGATGCCTATATCATCAAAATTGACCAGCTAACGGTGGTGAAAGAAAAAGATATCATGACAGTTTAA
- the rpsB gene encoding 30S ribosomal protein S2, with protein MARTTYQDLLDAGVHFGHLTRKWDPKMSQYIFMERNGIHIIDLNKTLTKVEEAAAAIKQIVKSGRKVLFVATKKQAKDIVADYARGVNMPYVTERWLGGMLTNFATVRKSIKKMSNIDKLTKDGTYSNLSKKERLMIQRERIKLETLLGGIADLNRLPAALFLIDVKKEHIAVAEAMKLNIPTFAMVDTNSDPSNIDFPIPANDDATKSISLIASIIIKAIEEGLDERKREKEDEAEKEAATAKAKADSPAAESGAKDDAGKRTRKVSAEAEKTEE; from the coding sequence ATGGCAAGAACAACATATCAGGATTTACTGGATGCAGGTGTACACTTTGGTCACCTTACCCGCAAATGGGATCCGAAAATGTCTCAGTACATTTTCATGGAGCGTAATGGCATCCATATTATCGATTTAAATAAAACCTTAACTAAGGTTGAAGAAGCCGCCGCGGCTATAAAACAAATTGTAAAATCAGGCCGTAAGGTATTATTTGTAGCTACTAAAAAGCAAGCAAAAGATATTGTTGCCGATTATGCAAGAGGTGTAAACATGCCTTACGTAACCGAACGTTGGTTAGGTGGTATGTTAACTAACTTTGCTACCGTTCGCAAGTCAATCAAAAAGATGTCAAACATCGATAAATTGACTAAAGACGGTACATACAGCAACCTTTCTAAAAAAGAAAGATTGATGATACAACGCGAGCGTATTAAGCTTGAAACTTTATTAGGTGGTATTGCTGATTTAAACCGTTTACCGGCAGCATTATTCCTGATCGACGTTAAGAAAGAGCATATTGCAGTTGCCGAGGCTATGAAATTAAACATTCCTACCTTTGCAATGGTTGATACCAACTCCGATCCGTCGAACATTGATTTCCCTATCCCTGCAAATGACGATGCTACCAAATCAATTTCATTGATAGCAAGCATCATCATCAAAGCAATTGAAGAAGGTTTAGACGAACGCAAACGCGAAAAAGAAGACGAAGCTGAAAAAGAAGCAGCAACTGCTAAAGCAAAAGCCGACAGCCCTGCTGCCGAAAGCGGAGCTAAAGATGATGCTGGTAAAAGAACCAGAAAAGTATCGGCAGAAGCTGAGAAAACTGAAGAATAA
- a CDS encoding Gfo/Idh/MocA family oxidoreductase, giving the protein MSSTIVTGIMSYGMSGRIFHAPFLDAHPGFKLKAVTERSSKTAAQRYPDIISYNTIEELLADEEIELIVVNTPNNTHYSLATQALKAGKHVLIEKPAADSYAEVKELFDLGRAQNKQVLIYQNRRWDSDFLSVKQVIQSGELGRLIEVTVRFDRYKQALSPKAFKETKGTGANGLVYDLGPHVLDQLISLFGKPVSFNKFKAANREGSEVDDYFFFQLTYPDGLNVMAASSLLTAQPLPAFVLHGTQGTYIKDRVDVQELQLDQNIKPTDDNYGLEEPGAEGVLTTIDANGIKSVKAMPSVKGDYTGLFEAVYQSIVNGVPYPVTEANILAQMELLEA; this is encoded by the coding sequence ATGTCATCTACAATTGTAACAGGTATTATGAGCTACGGCATGTCGGGCCGTATATTTCACGCTCCGTTTTTGGATGCTCATCCTGGTTTTAAACTTAAAGCAGTAACCGAACGCAGTAGTAAAACCGCTGCACAACGTTATCCGGATATTATTAGTTATAACACCATTGAGGAGTTGTTGGCCGATGAAGAGATAGAACTAATTGTGGTGAACACACCCAATAACACCCATTATAGTTTAGCTACCCAGGCCCTTAAAGCAGGCAAGCATGTGCTAATAGAAAAACCTGCAGCCGATAGCTATGCCGAGGTTAAAGAATTGTTTGACTTGGGCCGCGCCCAAAACAAACAAGTATTAATTTACCAAAACCGCCGCTGGGATAGCGATTTCCTGTCTGTAAAACAAGTTATCCAAAGCGGTGAATTAGGTAGACTTATAGAAGTTACCGTTAGGTTTGACAGGTATAAACAAGCGTTAAGCCCCAAAGCTTTTAAAGAAACAAAAGGTACAGGTGCCAACGGCCTGGTTTACGATCTTGGTCCGCATGTATTAGACCAACTGATTAGTTTGTTTGGCAAGCCTGTTAGTTTTAATAAATTTAAGGCTGCTAACCGCGAAGGCTCTGAGGTAGACGATTATTTCTTCTTCCAGCTCACCTATCCCGATGGCCTTAACGTAATGGCGGCATCAAGCCTGCTCACCGCGCAGCCGTTACCGGCATTTGTGTTGCACGGCACCCAGGGCACTTATATTAAAGATAGGGTAGATGTGCAGGAATTACAGCTAGACCAGAATATAAAACCTACAGACGATAACTATGGGCTGGAAGAGCCCGGTGCAGAAGGTGTATTAACCACCATTGATGCCAACGGTATAAAAAGCGTAAAAGCAATGCCATCTGTAAAAGGTGATTATACCGGACTGTTTGAAGCCGTGTATCAAAGTATTGTAAATGGTGTGCCATATCCGGTAACGGAAGCAAATATTTTGGCCCAAATGGAATTATTGGAAGCTTAA
- the tsf gene encoding translation elongation factor Ts: MSTLQISAADVNKLRQQTGAGMMDCKKALTETNGDFEAAIDYLRKKGAKVAASRQDRESNEGVVIARSSEDGKRGVIIELNCETDFVAKNAEFIAFGNAIANEAIQGTPSSIDELYNLELDTETGRVKIGELIIDKTGKIGEKIGVSKFETVSGEKVIAYIHGNFRLGVLVALSADADGADEAGKDVSMQIAAMNPIAIDKDGVDATTVEREMAIAADVIRAEGKPEAMVEKIAAGKLNKFYKDSTLLNQEFVKDSSKTVAQFLNGVQKDLTVTAFKRVALGA; the protein is encoded by the coding sequence ATGTCTACATTACAAATTTCTGCAGCCGACGTAAACAAACTGCGCCAACAAACAGGTGCAGGTATGATGGATTGTAAAAAAGCTTTAACCGAAACTAACGGTGATTTTGAAGCTGCTATTGATTACCTGAGAAAAAAAGGTGCTAAGGTAGCAGCCAGCCGTCAGGACAGAGAATCAAACGAGGGTGTAGTAATTGCGCGTTCATCAGAAGATGGCAAACGCGGTGTTATTATCGAATTGAACTGCGAAACAGATTTCGTAGCTAAAAATGCCGAATTTATTGCTTTTGGTAACGCTATTGCTAACGAAGCTATACAAGGTACTCCATCTTCTATCGACGAATTATACAACCTTGAATTAGATACCGAAACAGGACGCGTTAAAATTGGCGAACTTATCATTGATAAAACAGGCAAAATTGGCGAAAAAATTGGTGTATCTAAATTTGAAACCGTTAGCGGCGAAAAAGTTATTGCTTACATACACGGTAACTTCCGTTTAGGTGTATTGGTAGCATTAAGTGCTGATGCTGATGGTGCTGATGAAGCCGGTAAAGATGTATCAATGCAAATTGCAGCCATGAATCCTATCGCTATTGATAAGGATGGTGTTGATGCTACTACTGTTGAACGCGAAATGGCAATTGCTGCCGACGTGATTCGTGCAGAAGGCAAACCAGAAGCAATGGTTGAAAAAATTGCTGCCGGTAAACTAAACAAATTTTACAAAGACTCTACTTTATTAAACCAGGAGTTTGTAAAAGATTCGTCGAAAACAGTGGCCCAGTTTTTAAACGGGGTTCAAAAAGACCTCACGGTAACCGCATTTAAGCGAGTAGCTTTAGGAGCTTAA
- the nagA gene encoding N-acetylglucosamine-6-phosphate deacetylase, translating into MITALHHLKLITDGVIAHGKAILIEAGKITAVIDEGNIPPYAKPIDLNGAYLAPGLIDLQIYGSGTPLFFGGQPSAAALAQMETSLLNQGCTGFFATIATNTNQIVEQGIQAVLAHNPNKLGNLLGLHLEGPYLNSKRCGAHPESLIKKATLAEVKRWVEMAEGEIKMITLAPELQDAEVLNYLDEQGIILSSGHSDATYQQAKAFINHPVKAITHLYNAMPPMHHRLPGIIPAVFEEKPYTSIVADGIHVDFTMIALAKRELGDKLFLITDAVTESKTGTYQHVLKGNHYTMPNGTLSGSNLTMLKAVQSCVNHVGIPLAEAVNMASLYPAQLIGQAHQLGKIEQNYQADMIVFNTDFEVESVIFKGVVHNYNIKF; encoded by the coding sequence ATGATAACCGCGTTGCATCACTTAAAATTGATTACTGATGGGGTAATAGCCCATGGGAAAGCTATTTTAATTGAAGCCGGAAAAATTACTGCCGTTATTGACGAAGGTAATATTCCGCCATACGCCAAACCGATTGATTTGAATGGAGCTTACCTTGCTCCCGGTTTGATTGATCTGCAAATTTACGGCAGCGGCACACCGCTTTTTTTTGGCGGCCAGCCATCGGCAGCAGCGTTAGCGCAAATGGAAACCTCGTTGCTTAACCAGGGTTGCACAGGCTTTTTTGCCACCATTGCTACCAATACCAACCAAATAGTTGAACAGGGCATACAAGCCGTACTGGCACATAACCCCAATAAACTGGGTAACTTACTGGGCTTGCATTTGGAGGGGCCGTATTTAAACTCCAAGCGCTGCGGTGCGCATCCCGAAAGCCTCATTAAAAAAGCTACCCTTGCCGAAGTTAAACGCTGGGTTGAAATGGCCGAAGGCGAAATAAAAATGATAACCCTGGCCCCCGAGTTGCAGGATGCCGAGGTATTAAACTATCTGGATGAGCAGGGCATCATACTATCGTCTGGCCACAGCGATGCTACATACCAGCAGGCTAAAGCATTTATCAATCATCCCGTAAAGGCTATTACACATTTGTACAATGCCATGCCGCCCATGCACCACCGGCTTCCGGGTATTATCCCGGCGGTTTTTGAGGAAAAGCCTTATACCAGCATTGTTGCCGATGGCATTCATGTTGATTTTACCATGATAGCTTTAGCCAAACGCGAATTAGGGGATAAGCTTTTTTTAATAACCGATGCCGTTACCGAAAGTAAAACCGGCACCTATCAGCATGTTTTAAAAGGCAACCATTACACCATGCCCAACGGAACGCTCTCCGGTTCAAACCTTACCATGCTTAAAGCCGTACAAAGCTGTGTTAACCATGTGGGTATACCATTGGCCGAGGCCGTAAATATGGCCAGCCTATACCCTGCCCAACTGATAGGGCAAGCCCATCAACTGGGCAAAATTGAACAAAACTATCAGGCGGACATGATTGTATTTAATACTGATTTTGAGGTGGAAAGCGTAATATTTAAGGGCGTGGTTCACAATTACAACATAAAATTTTAA
- the rpsI gene encoding 30S ribosomal protein S9, with translation MSTTNTSGRRKTAVARIYLTEGTGQLIVNGKDYKEYFPTLPLQYIATQSVEVSGSTGKFDVKANVAGGGVKGQAEAVRLAIAKAIVELDAEKKPALRAKGIMTRDDRMVERKKPGRKKARKKFQFSKR, from the coding sequence ATGTCAACTACAAACACTTCAGGAAGAAGAAAAACAGCAGTTGCCCGCATTTATTTAACTGAGGGTACCGGCCAGCTTATCGTTAACGGTAAGGATTACAAAGAGTATTTCCCAACATTGCCATTGCAATACATCGCTACCCAATCGGTAGAAGTATCTGGTTCAACCGGAAAATTTGATGTTAAAGCTAACGTAGCAGGTGGTGGTGTTAAAGGACAGGCAGAAGCCGTTCGTTTAGCCATTGCTAAAGCTATTGTTGAACTTGATGCTGAAAAGAAACCAGCTTTAAGGGCTAAAGGTATTATGACCCGCGATGACCGTATGGTTGAGCGTAAGAAACCAGGTCGTAAGAAAGCCCGTAAGAAATTCCAATTCAGTAAACGTTAA
- a CDS encoding TonB-dependent receptor domain-containing protein has protein sequence MNFIKYFTTLFLFYIIFIIKAGAQTPGTDGRVSGRVIDAGNGQPVEFATVVLFKKADNQPARSIQTDMQGNFKLDNIAYGKYLMRITFVGYNNFTKDSLIIGANHKIYAFGVLKMHAGKNSLLKEVAVQGKKNSIQLGIDRKIFSVEQSLVSDGGSATDLLANVPSVQIDVDGNVNLRGSSNVRILIDGKPSLIAGGTVTDILQSIPASSIETIELITNPSSKYDPEGQSGIINIVLKKNKSLGFTGNASLSGGTNNTFNSNLSLAYQHKKVNVYGNYSHRQNNRSGGGYSYRQNILTGFDYNQNSVQSGTQDGNQIKAGLEYSLTDKSSLAFSTNINFRDNNRAQNSTTNVLDATSKLTQQLLANTNSPGNGNNHDFNLDYSTRFKKPKEELTANISLGKGDEHNTDDIFNSTYNYATFGTLRKEQFNINDGQSRNWNIQTDFTDPIGKTGKLELGYRTTMSRAENVFIADTMDFVSNARLHDMALSTDFVYDEKTHAIYSNYQQQFGKFGIQGGARVEKTVINTSLANINTSNVQNYFRVYPSLFLTDKLSETQTLQLSYSRRINRPRDRQIIPFVDTSDPLNLRTGNPNLRPEDVHSFELSFAKYWKSTTLTSSVYYRRTNDVFQFLRTPWDKIGTSLTSFYNFQYGTNAGFEFIARTDITPKWNVTSNVNLYQGFVKGGIVTAKNVLGHDTTTAVADQSSFAYNGNITTNFQLPYSFSGQVRVDYQGPQAVAQGRTKVNSGVDAALKYDFYHRKASLSLNGRDIFNTRKFGYQTNDGTYINDVQRRFQSRTFLLTLAYRFGRAGDSARGKDKKPEGGGAPDDIGGGGGPQ, from the coding sequence ATGAATTTTATTAAATACTTTACAACTTTATTTCTATTTTACATCATATTTATTATTAAGGCCGGTGCGCAAACTCCCGGTACCGATGGGCGCGTTAGTGGCCGTGTAATTGATGCCGGTAACGGCCAACCGGTTGAATTTGCCACCGTAGTATTATTTAAAAAAGCTGATAACCAGCCGGCCCGCTCCATACAAACCGATATGCAGGGCAATTTTAAGCTCGATAATATAGCTTACGGCAAATATTTAATGCGCATTACGTTTGTAGGTTATAACAACTTTACTAAAGACAGTTTGATTATTGGTGCCAACCATAAAATTTATGCTTTCGGCGTACTCAAAATGCATGCAGGCAAAAATTCGTTGTTAAAAGAGGTTGCCGTACAAGGCAAAAAAAATAGCATACAGTTAGGTATCGACCGTAAAATATTTAGTGTTGAGCAAAGTTTAGTGAGCGATGGCGGTTCGGCAACAGATTTGCTGGCCAATGTACCATCTGTACAGATTGATGTGGATGGTAACGTTAACCTGCGCGGATCGAGCAATGTACGTATCCTTATCGACGGTAAACCATCGTTAATAGCGGGCGGTACCGTTACCGATATTTTGCAATCTATCCCCGCAAGTTCAATCGAAACTATCGAGCTCATTACCAACCCATCATCCAAATACGATCCCGAAGGGCAATCGGGTATCATTAACATCGTATTAAAAAAGAATAAATCACTCGGTTTTACGGGTAATGCATCGTTAAGCGGCGGTACTAACAATACTTTTAACAGCAACCTGAGTTTGGCTTATCAGCATAAAAAGGTAAACGTTTACGGTAACTATAGCCACAGGCAAAATAACCGTAGCGGAGGCGGTTACAGCTATAGGCAAAATATTTTAACGGGTTTTGATTACAATCAAAATTCGGTGCAGAGCGGCACGCAGGACGGTAACCAAATTAAGGCCGGGCTGGAGTACAGCTTAACCGATAAAAGCTCTTTAGCGTTTTCGACCAACATTAACTTTAGGGATAACAACCGGGCGCAAAACAGTACCACCAATGTGTTGGATGCCACAAGTAAACTTACGCAACAGTTACTGGCCAATACCAACAGCCCCGGAAACGGCAATAACCACGATTTTAATTTAGATTACAGCACCAGGTTTAAAAAGCCTAAAGAGGAATTAACCGCCAATATAAGCCTAGGTAAAGGTGATGAGCATAATACCGATGATATTTTTAATTCTACTTATAACTATGCAACGTTCGGTACTTTGCGTAAAGAACAATTTAATATAAACGACGGGCAATCGCGAAACTGGAACATCCAAACCGATTTTACCGACCCGATTGGTAAAACCGGTAAGCTTGAACTGGGTTACCGTACCACCATGAGCCGCGCCGAAAATGTTTTTATAGCCGACACGATGGACTTTGTTAGCAACGCCCGTTTACACGATATGGCACTATCAACCGATTTTGTTTACGATGAAAAAACACATGCCATTTACTCAAACTACCAGCAACAGTTTGGTAAGTTTGGCATACAAGGCGGTGCAAGGGTTGAGAAAACTGTTATTAATACTTCCCTCGCCAATATCAACACGTCTAACGTGCAAAACTATTTTAGGGTTTACCCAAGTTTGTTTTTAACAGATAAGCTGAGCGAAACTCAAACATTGCAATTGAGTTACTCGCGCCGTATTAACCGCCCGCGCGACAGGCAGATTATCCCCTTTGTTGATACTAGCGACCCCCTGAATTTACGTACCGGTAACCCAAACCTAAGGCCCGAAGACGTACATTCGTTTGAGTTAAGTTTTGCCAAATACTGGAAATCAACCACGCTTACCTCCTCGGTTTACTACCGTCGTACTAATGATGTTTTCCAGTTTTTACGTACACCGTGGGATAAAATCGGCACGTCGCTCACCAGCTTTTACAACTTTCAATATGGTACCAATGCGGGTTTCGAGTTTATTGCCCGTACAGATATCACACCAAAATGGAACGTTACCTCAAATGTTAACTTATACCAGGGTTTTGTAAAGGGCGGCATTGTTACGGCTAAAAATGTTTTAGGCCATGATACCACAACGGCAGTTGCAGATCAAAGCTCTTTTGCCTACAATGGTAACATCACCACTAATTTTCAGTTGCCTTACAGCTTTAGCGGGCAGGTAAGAGTTGATTACCAAGGGCCGCAAGCCGTTGCCCAGGGCCGTACCAAAGTTAATTCGGGCGTTGATGCGGCTTTAAAATACGATTTTTATCACCGTAAGGCGAGTTTAAGCCTAAACGGTCGCGACATATTTAATACCCGTAAATTTGGTTACCAAACCAACGACGGCACGTATATTAACGATGTACAGCGCCGGTTTCAAAGCCGCACGTTTTTGCTTACCCTGGCCTACCGTTTTGGCAGAGCAGGAGACAGCGCACGCGGAAAAGATAAAAAGCCCGAAGGCGGCGGCGCACCCGATGATATAGGCGGCGGTGGCGGCCCGCAATAG
- a CDS encoding TlpA family protein disulfide reductase: MKKLLCLFLLFYGIANVYAQKPAAINTLPKYKLLRSDSTWVTQANLKKGKPVMIIYFAPDCSHCQRLTYEMQEEFKKETKLNLKPLAHVQIVMATWAELRAIKVFYNDFGLVKYPNITVGTEGNTYTLLRFYNVSTTPYIAIYSKTGQLVKAFAKVPKFEEIMAVLNKV, from the coding sequence ATGAAAAAACTCCTTTGCTTGTTTTTATTATTTTACGGAATAGCAAATGTATACGCACAAAAACCTGCCGCAATAAATACACTGCCAAAGTATAAGTTGTTACGTAGCGATAGTACCTGGGTAACACAGGCCAACTTAAAAAAGGGCAAGCCGGTAATGATTATTTACTTTGCGCCCGATTGCAGCCACTGCCAGCGTTTAACCTACGAAATGCAGGAAGAGTTTAAAAAGGAAACCAAATTGAATTTGAAACCATTGGCCCACGTGCAAATAGTGATGGCTACCTGGGCCGAGCTAAGGGCGATAAAGGTGTTTTATAATGATTTTGGCTTAGTAAAATATCCCAACATTACCGTAGGCACCGAGGGCAATACCTACACCTTGTTACGTTTTTATAACGTAAGCACAACTCCATATATAGCCATTTACTCAAAAACGGGGCAGTTAGTAAAGGCGTTTGCTAAAGTGCCCAAGTTTGAAGAGATTATGGCTGTTTTAAACAAAGTGTAA
- the pyrH gene encoding UMP kinase, with translation MKYKRILLKLSGESLMGEKQYGIDNARVLQYAHEIKPVFDAGIEIAIVVGGGNIFRGLSAEKSGMERAQADYMGMLATVINCMALQNALETIGAPTRLQSAIKMEQICEPYIRRRAMHHLEVGRIVIFGAGTGNPYFTTDTAASLRAIEMKADVVLKGTRVDGIYTADPEKDPTAKRFEEITFDEVYDKGLNVMDMTAITLCRENKLPIIVFDMNRPGNFMKIAQGESIGTLVK, from the coding sequence ATGAAATACAAAAGAATCCTCTTAAAACTTAGCGGCGAATCGCTGATGGGCGAAAAACAGTACGGTATTGATAATGCCCGCGTACTGCAATATGCACACGAGATTAAACCTGTTTTTGACGCCGGCATTGAAATTGCAATTGTTGTGGGTGGTGGAAACATCTTTAGGGGTTTAAGCGCCGAAAAATCGGGCATGGAGCGAGCTCAGGCCGATTATATGGGCATGTTGGCCACAGTTATTAACTGCATGGCCCTGCAAAACGCTTTAGAAACCATTGGTGCCCCAACCCGCCTGCAATCGGCTATAAAAATGGAGCAGATATGCGAGCCTTACATCCGCCGCCGCGCTATGCACCACCTTGAAGTTGGCCGCATTGTAATATTTGGTGCCGGTACCGGTAACCCTTACTTTACTACCGACACGGCTGCATCACTACGTGCCATTGAAATGAAAGCCGATGTGGTTTTAAAAGGTACACGCGTTGATGGCATTTATACCGCCGACCCTGAGAAAGACCCTACTGCAAAAAGATTTGAAGAGATAACTTTTGACGAGGTTTATGATAAGGGCCTTAACGTAATGGACATGACGGCCATTACCCTTTGCCGCGAAAACAAACTCCCCATTATTGTATTTGATATGAACCGCCCGGGCAACTTTATGAAAATTGCACAAGGCGAATCGATAGGTACTTTGGTTAAATAA
- the rplM gene encoding 50S ribosomal protein L13 — MNTLSYKTVSANKKTVNKEWVVVDAQGEILGRLSSKIAMIIRGKHKPGFTPNVDCGDNVIVINADKVKLTGNKFEEKEYVRYTGYPGGQRFISPKELMAKHPERIIEKAVRGMLPKNRLGRAIYGNLHVYASATHPHEAQSPKTIKL; from the coding sequence GTGAATACGTTAAGTTACAAAACTGTCTCTGCCAACAAAAAGACCGTTAACAAAGAATGGGTTGTTGTTGACGCTCAAGGCGAGATTTTGGGGCGCTTGTCTTCTAAAATCGCTATGATTATTAGAGGAAAACACAAGCCAGGGTTCACCCCGAACGTAGACTGCGGTGATAACGTTATCGTTATTAACGCAGACAAGGTAAAACTGACAGGCAACAAATTCGAAGAAAAAGAATATGTTCGCTATACTGGTTATCCAGGTGGTCAGCGTTTCATTTCTCCTAAGGAGTTAATGGCAAAGCATCCAGAACGCATTATTGAAAAAGCTGTTCGCGGTATGTTACCTAAAAATCGTTTGGGTAGAGCAATCTACGGAAACCTGCATGTTTATGCAAGCGCCACTCATCCACATGAGGCCCAATCACCAAAAACCATTAAACTTTAA